Proteins encoded by one window of Flavobacterium sp. N502540:
- a CDS encoding M23 family metallopeptidase: MRFSLLALLFSPFIFAQTQYPKDYFRPPLDIPMQLSGNFGELRPNHFHAGFDLKTNQREGLKVYAIADGYVSRIKISTFGNGKCIYITHPNGYTSVYGHLQTPVGPILDYVTKTHYKEKAYEIEMFPKPNELPVTRGDLIGLSGNTGSSEGPHLHFEIRDTKTEFVINPIFFGFDKNLKDTKKPSISSVYVYPMDNATVNQSKQPLLLNVALQKDGTYLASKVKANGRIGFGISAVDYDDVSFNKNGVFNVSTFLNGNQNYNYQFNTYSFDEMRYINAFIDYGKYKKSGQRVQKLFMKTPYALSIIKTDSLRGIVSAEPNLASTYRIEVSDYFGNLSAVTVPVEYDTATPVVKEEPITSKYFIKVNKDSNFEKDNMSVFFPAGTFYDDFNLNFDVKNNRIYIHDDTVPVHSNFTITIKDSSFPETLKDKLFIGRFSGNNASYNGTVRKGDVFTAKSKILGQFGLVLDTIAPTIKIVKPIQDKWITGVKKIEFTINDASSGIKSYNGYLNGNWILFEYESKSRKITHTFDDTLLAEGANDLKIEVIDNVGNSAIFETHFFRSQQK, from the coding sequence ATGAGATTTTCGTTACTTGCCCTGCTTTTTAGTCCATTTATTTTTGCGCAGACGCAATATCCAAAAGATTATTTTCGTCCGCCGCTGGATATCCCGATGCAGCTTTCCGGTAATTTCGGGGAGTTGCGGCCAAATCATTTCCATGCGGGGTTTGATTTGAAAACGAATCAGAGAGAAGGATTAAAGGTCTACGCCATTGCTGACGGATATGTGTCGAGAATTAAAATTTCGACTTTTGGCAACGGTAAATGCATCTACATTACACATCCAAACGGATACACTTCGGTGTACGGACATTTGCAAACTCCGGTGGGACCAATTTTAGATTATGTAACCAAAACACATTATAAGGAAAAGGCCTATGAAATTGAAATGTTTCCAAAACCTAACGAACTACCGGTTACAAGAGGTGATCTGATTGGACTTTCCGGAAATACAGGTTCATCAGAAGGACCTCATCTTCATTTTGAAATTCGGGATACTAAAACAGAATTTGTAATTAATCCGATATTTTTTGGTTTCGATAAAAATCTAAAAGATACTAAAAAGCCTAGTATTTCGAGTGTGTATGTTTATCCTATGGATAATGCGACGGTAAATCAGTCCAAACAGCCTTTGTTGCTGAATGTCGCCTTGCAAAAAGACGGGACTTATCTGGCTAGTAAAGTAAAAGCTAATGGTAGAATTGGTTTCGGAATTTCTGCAGTAGATTATGATGATGTTTCGTTTAATAAAAATGGTGTTTTTAATGTTTCTACTTTTCTGAACGGAAATCAAAATTACAATTATCAATTCAATACCTATTCCTTCGATGAGATGCGATATATAAACGCTTTTATCGATTATGGTAAATATAAAAAATCGGGTCAGCGGGTTCAGAAACTCTTTATGAAAACACCTTATGCGTTGAGTATTATTAAGACCGATTCCTTGCGTGGAATTGTTTCGGCCGAACCTAATTTAGCATCCACTTACAGAATTGAGGTTTCGGATTATTTTGGGAATTTAAGCGCTGTTACTGTTCCGGTTGAATACGACACGGCAACGCCAGTTGTAAAAGAGGAGCCAATAACTTCAAAATACTTTATTAAAGTCAATAAAGATTCGAATTTTGAAAAAGACAATATGTCTGTGTTTTTTCCGGCAGGAACTTTTTATGATGATTTTAATTTAAACTTTGATGTCAAAAATAATCGTATTTATATCCACGACGATACCGTTCCGGTGCACTCCAATTTTACCATTACGATTAAAGACAGTTCGTTTCCGGAAACCTTGAAGGATAAACTTTTTATTGGAAGATTTAGCGGAAACAATGCCAGCTATAACGGAACAGTGAGAAAAGGAGATGTTTTTACTGCCAAATCAAAAATATTAGGGCAATTTGGATTAGTTCTGGATACTATTGCACCCACCATTAAAATTGTAAAACCAATTCAGGACAAGTGGATAACCGGAGTTAAAAAGATAGAATTTACCATTAATGATGCTTCTTCCGGAATCAAATCGTACAACGGTTATCTTAATGGAAACTGGATTTTGTTTGAATATGAAAGTAAATCAAGAAAAATAACGCATACTTTTGATGATACTCTTCTTGCTGAAGGAGCAAATGATTTAAAAATTGAAGTGATTGATAATGTAGGAAATTCTGCTATCTTTGAGACTCATTTTTTTAGAAGCCAACAAAAATAA
- a CDS encoding Mis12-Mtw1 protein family — protein MSVIAEIIDTLEYKVEKLFEKSKGLEHNNQALQLELAKAAQIIQKQSEEIEALKKQHETLKIANSLLGSDNNKRETKLKINSLIREIDYCIAQLSD, from the coding sequence ATGAGTGTAATTGCCGAAATAATTGATACTCTTGAATATAAAGTCGAAAAGCTTTTTGAGAAATCAAAAGGCTTGGAGCATAATAATCAGGCTTTACAATTAGAATTAGCCAAAGCTGCGCAAATTATCCAGAAACAATCTGAAGAAATTGAAGCTTTGAAAAAGCAACATGAAACACTTAAGATCGCCAATTCGTTACTCGGCAGTGACAACAACAAGAGAGAGACAAAGCTTAAAATAAATTCATTAATTCGCGAAATTGACTACTGTATAGCACAGTTATCCGATTAA
- a CDS encoding cell division protein ZapA, whose product MDGKLKIKISVADRVYPLTVEPVQEEGLRSASKKIDAMIKQFEESYAVRDKQDVLAMCALQFASQVEQKQIDNAIDGEETIERIKRLNALLDQYLEN is encoded by the coding sequence ATGGACGGAAAGCTTAAAATTAAAATATCAGTTGCAGACAGGGTTTACCCTTTAACGGTTGAACCTGTTCAGGAAGAAGGACTTAGAAGTGCTTCTAAAAAAATTGATGCTATGATCAAGCAATTCGAAGAAAGTTACGCGGTTCGTGACAAACAGGATGTTCTGGCGATGTGTGCCCTGCAATTTGCATCGCAAGTCGAACAAAAACAAATTGACAATGCGATCGATGGTGAAGAAACTATCGAAAGAATTAAAAGATTAAATGCGCTATTAGATCAATATCTCGAAAATTAA
- the rny gene encoding ribonuclease Y codes for MDIITIIISGVIGIAAGFAIAKIIEKSNISNLIKNAKKEAASILKDANLEAENIKKDKILQAKERFIELKSEHEQVILARDKKVAEVEKRVRDKESQVSNELSKAKKVNDEFESKTQEYNNKIEVLDKKQTEVDKLHKSQLQQLEVISGLSAEEAKEQLVEGLKAEAKSKAMSHIQDTIEEAKLTAQQEAKKIIINTIQRVGTEEAVENCVSVFNIESDDVKGRIIGREGRNIRALEAATGVEIIVDDTPEAIILSCFDPVRREIARLSLHKLVTDGRIHPARIEEVVAKTAKQIDDEIIEVGKRTVIDLGIHGLHPELIKVVGRMKYRSSYGQNLLQHSREVSKLCGIMAAELGLNVKLAKRAGLLHDIGKVPDTESDLPHALLGMQWAEKYGEKEEVCNAIGAHHDEIEMKSLLSPIVQVCDAISGARPGARRQVLDSYIQRLKDLEEVAYGFSGVKNAYAIQAGRELRVIVESEKVSDDNAANLSFEISQKIQTEMTYPGQVKVTVIRETRAVNIAK; via the coding sequence ATGGACATAATAACGATCATTATTTCAGGTGTTATAGGGATTGCTGCAGGTTTTGCAATTGCTAAAATCATCGAAAAAAGCAATATTTCTAACCTCATCAAAAACGCCAAAAAAGAAGCCGCTTCCATTCTAAAAGATGCTAATTTAGAAGCCGAAAATATTAAGAAAGATAAAATCCTTCAGGCAAAAGAACGTTTTATCGAACTAAAATCAGAGCACGAACAAGTTATTCTGGCAAGAGATAAAAAAGTTGCAGAGGTAGAAAAAAGAGTACGTGATAAAGAATCGCAAGTTTCTAATGAACTTTCGAAAGCAAAAAAAGTAAACGACGAGTTTGAATCTAAAACTCAGGAATACAACAACAAAATTGAAGTTTTAGACAAAAAACAAACTGAAGTTGACAAGCTACACAAAAGTCAATTGCAACAGCTTGAAGTAATCTCAGGACTTTCTGCTGAAGAAGCAAAAGAGCAATTAGTAGAAGGTTTAAAAGCCGAAGCTAAAAGCAAAGCGATGTCTCACATTCAGGACACTATCGAAGAGGCAAAACTTACTGCTCAGCAAGAAGCGAAGAAAATTATCATTAATACAATCCAGAGAGTTGGAACTGAGGAAGCAGTTGAAAATTGCGTTTCAGTATTCAACATTGAATCTGACGATGTAAAAGGTAGAATCATTGGACGTGAGGGGCGTAACATTAGAGCTCTTGAAGCTGCAACGGGAGTTGAGATCATTGTTGACGACACACCTGAGGCGATCATCCTTTCTTGTTTCGATCCTGTTCGTAGAGAAATTGCCCGTTTATCTTTGCATAAACTGGTAACAGACGGACGTATTCACCCTGCACGAATTGAAGAAGTAGTTGCTAAAACAGCGAAACAAATTGACGACGAAATTATCGAGGTTGGTAAACGTACTGTTATCGACTTAGGAATTCACGGTTTACATCCCGAATTGATTAAAGTTGTAGGTAGAATGAAATACCGTTCTTCTTACGGTCAAAACTTATTACAGCACTCGAGAGAAGTTTCTAAACTTTGTGGTATCATGGCTGCCGAATTAGGCTTAAACGTAAAATTAGCCAAAAGAGCTGGTTTACTTCACGATATTGGTAAAGTTCCGGATACTGAAAGTGATTTACCTCACGCCTTACTAGGTATGCAGTGGGCAGAGAAATATGGTGAAAAAGAAGAAGTTTGCAACGCTATTGGAGCTCACCACGACGAGATCGAAATGAAATCATTACTTTCTCCGATTGTTCAGGTATGTGATGCTATTTCAGGTGCACGACCAGGAGCGAGACGTCAGGTTTTAGATTCATACATTCAGCGTTTGAAAGACCTTGAAGAAGTCGCTTACGGATTTAGCGGTGTGAAAAATGCATACGCAATCCAGGCCGGTAGAGAACTTCGTGTCATTGTAGAAAGCGAAAAAGTTTCTGATGACAATGCTGCAAATTTATCTTTCGAGATTTCACAAAAAATCCAAACTGAAATGACTTATCCGGGTCAGGTAAAAGTTACCGTAATTAGAGAAACCAGAGCGGTTAATATTGCAAAGTAA
- a CDS encoding PAS domain-containing protein codes for MVFDLYGNENCLEVNNFYKKLLAEMPDLLFQFVVDSENRYTFPLVSKSADDIFELSVKEFTNDIKLVIYDRIFPQDRDLFFQSLVKARKEAKPWNVEFRAILPKKGMRWFKVSAKTEQSADGRVSFFGHVSDITELKDKEEKLRISEERFQFALEASTAGIWDWDMVTNRVFYSSLSLKILELDSADIFDDPERWDKIVHPEDLPKYYSDIQEHFDNKIPYYENYHRVMTSSGNYKWILDRGKVIERDENGKPLRVIGTHTDVSLQKEKELELIKTMKLYSDQNSRLVNFSHIVSHNLNTQAGNIKSILDFIDADVDKQTVNEMLEHLRTVSNDLNDTIANLTQIVKTQSNINIAVSPLKLSEYIEKTISTIKGYDKNKKVTIVNNVPKYLTINFNPAYLESVLLNFTTNAIKYAHPDRDPVIVFDFSIEPDGYKSLKITDNGLGIDLAVYGDLLFGMYKTFHKNQEARGIGLYITRNQIEAMKGSISVESTVGVGTSFKIIFNDI; via the coding sequence ATGGTTTTTGATTTATATGGAAATGAGAATTGCTTAGAGGTAAATAATTTTTATAAAAAATTGCTTGCCGAAATGCCGGACCTGCTGTTTCAGTTTGTTGTTGACAGCGAAAACAGGTATACTTTCCCTCTGGTCAGTAAATCAGCTGACGATATTTTTGAACTTAGTGTAAAAGAGTTTACCAATGACATTAAATTGGTAATTTACGATCGGATTTTTCCTCAGGATCGTGATCTGTTTTTTCAGTCTTTAGTCAAAGCACGTAAAGAAGCAAAGCCCTGGAATGTCGAATTTAGAGCTATTTTACCTAAAAAAGGGATGCGATGGTTCAAGGTTTCTGCTAAAACAGAGCAGTCCGCCGACGGGCGTGTTAGCTTTTTTGGACATGTTTCGGATATTACGGAATTGAAAGATAAGGAAGAAAAACTACGTATTTCTGAAGAGCGTTTTCAATTTGCTCTTGAGGCTTCTACTGCCGGAATTTGGGATTGGGATATGGTAACCAACAGGGTTTTCTATTCGTCATTGTCGTTAAAGATTTTGGAATTGGATTCCGCTGATATTTTCGATGACCCGGAACGTTGGGATAAGATTGTGCATCCCGAAGATCTTCCAAAGTATTATTCGGATATACAGGAGCATTTTGATAATAAGATCCCATATTACGAAAATTACCATCGCGTTATGACTTCAAGCGGTAATTATAAGTGGATTCTGGATCGTGGAAAGGTTATTGAAAGGGATGAAAATGGAAAACCATTGCGCGTGATCGGGACACATACTGATGTTTCTTTGCAAAAAGAGAAGGAGTTGGAGCTGATTAAAACGATGAAATTGTACAGTGATCAAAATAGCCGATTGGTGAACTTTTCTCATATCGTTTCTCATAATCTGAATACGCAGGCTGGAAATATAAAGTCGATCCTGGATTTTATTGATGCGGATGTTGATAAACAAACTGTAAACGAAATGTTAGAACATTTGCGAACTGTTTCTAATGATCTGAATGATACGATTGCCAATTTAACCCAGATTGTAAAGACACAAAGTAATATCAATATTGCTGTGTCTCCATTAAAGCTTTCAGAATATATTGAGAAAACGATTTCAACGATTAAAGGGTACGACAAGAATAAGAAAGTTACCATTGTAAATAATGTTCCAAAGTATTTGACAATTAATTTTAACCCGGCTTATCTGGAAAGTGTTTTGCTGAATTTTACAACAAATGCTATAAAGTATGCCCATCCGGACAGAGATCCTGTTATTGTTTTTGATTTTTCAATCGAACCGGACGGTTACAAGTCATTAAAAATCACGGATAATGGTTTGGGAATCGATTTGGCGGTGTACGGTGATTTGTTATTTGGGATGTATAAAACTTTTCACAAAAATCAGGAGGCAAGGGGAATCGGACTCTATATTACCAGAAATCAAATCGAGGCAATGAAAGGAAGTATTTCAGTAGAAAGTACAGTGGGAGTAGGAACGAGCTTTAAAATTATTTTTAACGATATTTAG